A stretch of DNA from Desulfosarcina ovata subsp. ovata:
CCGGCCACGCTGACCTCGTATTCGATGGCCAGGTCCTGTAGCCGGCAGTCGCCATGGGCAGGACAGATCTTGTCGTGCCAGGGTTGCTGCATGATTTTAAGCTGGCTTTCACTCCAGCTGGACTGGGGCTGGTCCATGAGCAGGCAGTTGTGGGCGCCGGCGGCCAGCATCATCTCCAGGATGGCCTTGCGCGCCGTTCTGACGGCCGGGCTGTCGGTGAAAATACGCATGTCGTCGCCGGCTGGCGTATCGCAGGCGGGCAAGAGCTGGTCGCTGCCCGCCACCTCCACCACGCAGATGCGGCACCCCCCGGTGGCGTGGGCGTCTTTGAGATGGCACAGGGTGGGGATGACCACATCGTTTTGCCGGGCCACCTCCAGGATGGTTTGTCCGGTTTCAAAGGAAACGGTCCTGTCGTTCAGACTAAGCGTAGGCATAGGGGAAATCCTTTCTATCCTTTTGGATCACTTTAATAAAATGGGTGGGCGCCTCATATTGCTGAGAGCATCAGTCGGTAACATCGCAAACAGCGAGCTGCCTCAACGCGGGCCTGGGCGGCGGAAAAGCCTTTTTCGACTTCATCGAAGCTGCCGATACGCACGTCCGGGGCCATGATTTCAGGATGGGCCCTCACGGTTTGGCCTGGATAGGCAAAGGTCTCCTGAGACCTGCAAACCGTATCGGGGGTGATCATTTTTCTTAAAAGATCAATGGGCTGTGGTGTGCATTGGCCTGCTTCGAGGTACTCGGTGATAAACCGGGCGGCGTGCTTGCCGGCGGCCAGGGCCTTGATCAGGGTGGCCGGTCCGGTTACGCAGTCGCCACCACCGAAAATGTGGCTGGTTTCGGACTGGAAGGTGGTCTGATCCACCACCAGGGTCTTCCAGGGAGTGAGGGCGTCTTCTTCGGGCAGGACGCAGTCCACCACGCAGACCTGTCCGACGGCCGGGATGATGGTGTCGCAGTCGATGACAAATTCCGATCCCTGGACCGGAACCGGCCGCCGCCGGCCACTGGCGTCCGGTTCTCCCAATTCCATGCGCTGGCATTTGAGGCCGGTGATCTCCTCCCCGTCGGCCACGATGGATACCGGCGCCACCAGGTGGTGAAAGTGAACCCCTTCTTCCTTGGCTTCCTCGATCTCCTGGGGATCGGCCGGCATCTCCGCCTCGGTGCGGCGATAGAGCAGGTTGACATCGTCGAAGCCGATGCGCCGGGCGGTGCGCACGCAGTCCATGGCCACGTTGCCGCCGCCGATCACCACCAGCCGCTTACCCGACAGTGGCGTGCGGCCCCTGGCCGCCTCGGCCAGGAAATTGACCCCGGTCATGAAACAGCGGTAGCCGGCATCCTCGCCCTCACAGCGCATCTTGGATGACTCGGGCGCGCCCACGGCCAGAAACACGGCCCCATAGCCCTTACCCAACAGCTCATCCAGGCGGATATCCTCGCCGACCTTGATTCCGTAACGGATTTCGGCTCCCTGTTTTTCCACCATGGCCACTTCATGGGCGATCACCTGGCGCGGCAGACGATAGGAGGGGATGCCATAGGCGGCCATGCCGCCGGGACCCTCCTGGGCCTCGAAAATGGTGCAGCGATAGCCCTGTTTGCCCAGATAGTAGGCGCAGGAAAGGCCGGCCGGACCGGCTCCGATAACGGCCACCCGGCCTGGTTTGGCCGGTGGTGGTGGGGTGTCCGCATCCAGTTTGGCGGCCATCTCCTCGTCGGCCAGGAAGCGTTTGACGGCCCGGATGGCCAGCGGCTCGTCAAGGCGTGAGCGGCGGCAATGGGTTTCGCAGGGACGCACGCAGACCCGGCCGATGGTGCCGGGCATGGGGCAGTCGGCCCGTACCGTGGCCATGGCCTGGGACCAGCGATCCATGCGCACATTTTCCAGGTAGGCCGGAATGTCCACGTTGGACGGGCAGGCACTGATACAGGGGGCGGTGACCATGGATGCGTAGCTGCCGCGGCGCACCGGCCGTTCGTTGTTGATGACGGCCAAAAAATCCGCCTGAAAGTTGTCCATCAGGTCAACGACCGGCTTGGCCATGGTGCGGCCGATATCGCAGCGGGCCGTGCGGCTGATCTGCAGAACCAGGAAACGGATTTGTTCCAGGGTCTTTTCAGACCCGCGACCACCGACGATGTCGTCCATCAGATCGACCAATTGCGCCGTACCCAAACGGCAGGGGATACATTGGCCGCATGATTCGGCGGCC
This window harbors:
- a CDS encoding FAD-dependent oxidoreductase gives rise to the protein MRNLRRTGSRSDPRQRCATRISALTGIGAEPSKGENMEHPVINTWTGDQASIDSCDASVRALMGWEGIVIRDPEVDPVDLLDAYLKRTAAESCGQCIPCRLGTAQLVDLMDDIVGGRGSEKTLEQIRFLVLQISRTARCDIGRTMAKPVVDLMDNFQADFLAVINNERPVRRGSYASMVTAPCISACPSNVDIPAYLENVRMDRWSQAMATVRADCPMPGTIGRVCVRPCETHCRRSRLDEPLAIRAVKRFLADEEMAAKLDADTPPPPAKPGRVAVIGAGPAGLSCAYYLGKQGYRCTIFEAQEGPGGMAAYGIPSYRLPRQVIAHEVAMVEKQGAEIRYGIKVGEDIRLDELLGKGYGAVFLAVGAPESSKMRCEGEDAGYRCFMTGVNFLAEAARGRTPLSGKRLVVIGGGNVAMDCVRTARRIGFDDVNLLYRRTEAEMPADPQEIEEAKEEGVHFHHLVAPVSIVADGEEITGLKCQRMELGEPDASGRRRPVPVQGSEFVIDCDTIIPAVGQVCVVDCVLPEEDALTPWKTLVVDQTTFQSETSHIFGGGDCVTGPATLIKALAAGKHAARFITEYLEAGQCTPQPIDLLRKMITPDTVCRSQETFAYPGQTVRAHPEIMAPDVRIGSFDEVEKGFSAAQARVEAARCLRCYRLMLSAI